In Devosia sp. 1566, a single genomic region encodes these proteins:
- a CDS encoding dihydrofolate reductase family protein, translated as MAVRVDLMISLDGFATTTDTTPEKPFGEDWGRLTASYVATRTFRERVFHDNSGAGTTGVDDAYARAYFENTGAEIMGAGKFGLHNFPDDPNWNGWWGDEPPFHCPVFVLTHTSRPTLTVSDTTFHFIDTSIEDALARATAAAAGKDVRIGGGPTTVRAYLEADLVDYLHVAIAPIVLGSGVRLWDNQRCLEARLPSVTSETAESGTIHLTFAR; from the coding sequence ATGGCTGTACGTGTCGACTTAATGATTTCGCTCGATGGCTTCGCCACCACTACAGATACTACTCCCGAAAAGCCCTTCGGTGAAGATTGGGGGCGCTTGACCGCTTCCTACGTCGCCACGCGCACCTTCCGTGAGCGTGTCTTTCACGACAACTCAGGTGCCGGCACCACTGGTGTAGATGACGCCTACGCCCGCGCCTATTTTGAGAACACGGGTGCTGAAATCATGGGTGCCGGCAAATTTGGCCTCCATAACTTCCCCGACGATCCGAACTGGAATGGCTGGTGGGGCGATGAGCCGCCGTTCCACTGCCCTGTCTTCGTCCTCACTCATACTTCGCGTCCCACGCTCACGGTGTCAGACACCACCTTCCACTTTATCGACACCAGCATTGAGGACGCACTCGCACGCGCTACCGCCGCCGCCGCCGGCAAGGATGTCCGCATCGGCGGTGGTCCCACCACCGTGCGCGCCTACCTTGAGGCCGATCTGGTCGATTACCTCCATGTCGCTATCGCGCCCATTGTCCTCGGCAGCGGCGTTCGCCTGTGGGACAACCAGCGCTGTCTCGAAGCCCGCCTGCCATCGGTCACATCCGAGACCGCCGAAAGCGGCACCATTCACCTGACCTTCGCCCGTTAA
- a CDS encoding SRPBCC family protein, protein MLFENLLDTWSMDREIVLVKVLKHPRPKVFAAWMDPTALSQWYGPDGLSIESHEADMREGGFWRFDMVGVFEGKQQRFPNLMRFIQIVPNERIVIDYGAENSDPNGFHMVVTFDEQADGKTVLTMRQLHPSRERRQAVVAFGAVEYGLQTLGALERWLG, encoded by the coding sequence ATGCTGTTCGAGAACCTGCTCGATACCTGGTCTATGGACCGCGAGATCGTCTTGGTGAAAGTGCTGAAGCACCCGCGCCCCAAGGTGTTTGCGGCGTGGATGGACCCGACGGCGCTTAGTCAATGGTACGGCCCGGACGGGCTAAGCATCGAGAGCCATGAGGCCGATATGCGCGAGGGCGGGTTCTGGCGCTTCGACATGGTGGGGGTATTCGAGGGCAAGCAGCAGCGCTTTCCCAACCTGATGCGGTTCATCCAGATCGTCCCTAATGAACGGATTGTCATCGACTATGGCGCGGAGAACAGCGACCCAAACGGCTTCCACATGGTGGTCACGTTCGACGAGCAGGCCGACGGTAAGACCGTGCTGACGATGCGTCAGCTGCATCCTAGTCGCGAGCGGCGGCAGGCGGTGGTGGCCTTCGGTGCAGTCGAATATGGGCTGCAGACGTTGGGTGCGCTGGAGCGATGGCTGGGCTAA
- a CDS encoding metalloregulator ArsR/SmtB family transcription factor: protein MPYHSTPLDLAFHALSDPTRRAVVSRLREGEMPVSALAAPFDMALPSFSQHLKVLEECGLIISEKRGRSRWCRLVPERFDEAADWMEIERHRAAERLDRLERYLDRT, encoded by the coding sequence ATGCCTTATCACTCGACCCCACTGGACCTGGCCTTCCATGCTCTGAGCGACCCAACACGGCGCGCTGTGGTGTCGCGATTGCGCGAGGGAGAAATGCCGGTCAGTGCGCTGGCCGCGCCGTTCGACATGGCGTTGCCCTCGTTTTCGCAGCACCTCAAAGTGCTGGAAGAGTGCGGCCTGATCATCAGTGAGAAGCGTGGACGCAGCCGCTGGTGCCGGCTTGTGCCGGAGCGGTTCGACGAGGCGGCAGACTGGATGGAAATAGAGCGCCATCGTGCGGCCGAGCGGCTAGATCGGCTTGAACGCTATCTCGACCGGACGTGA